In Palaemon carinicauda isolate YSFRI2023 chromosome 28, ASM3689809v2, whole genome shotgun sequence, a single genomic region encodes these proteins:
- the mRpL52 gene encoding large ribosomal subunit protein mL52 isoform X1, producing MCRSRDNALHSQLLTLLVWSKFSSAYSEVRQSNFVKMFSLLAKRIIIADGMRFSRSFSSKYKFQKSFKTSIGAQGPLINGPDYTFLDGRKTPLGSSKRRRADEQLEVTSQVLQLLGEVNFAIDHHKKSQEEVKEKRQAKLNSKLKPKASKKLT from the exons ATGTGCCGATCCAGAGACAACGCACTTCACTCTCAACTGTTGACGCTTCTGGTCTGGTCAAAGTTTTCGTCTGCCTATTCTGAAGTGCGGCAATCAAATTTTGTCAAGATGTTTAGTTTATTGGCCAAGAGGATAATTATAGCAG ATGGGATGAGATTTTCAAGGTCTTTCTCCTCGAAGTACAAATTTCAAAAAAG CTTTAAGACATCGATTGGAGCTCAAGGACCATTGATTAATGGACCTGACTACACATTTCTTGATGGACGGAAGACACCGCTTGGGTCTTCTAAGAGGAGAAGAGCTGACGAGCAGCTAGAAGTTACC AGTCAAGTTCTTCAACTTTTGGGTGAAGTAAATTTTGCTATAGATCATCACAAAAAAAGTCAAGAGGAAGTGAAAGAGAAACGGCAGGCTAAACTGaactccaaactaaaaccaaaggCCTCCAAGAAATTGAC
- the mRpL52 gene encoding large ribosomal subunit protein mL52 isoform X3, with protein sequence MERKAEDGMRFSRSFSSKYKFQKSFKTSIGAQGPLINGPDYTFLDGRKTPLGSSKRRRADEQLEVTSQVLQLLGEVNFAIDHHKKSQEEVKEKRQAKLNSKLKPKASKKLT encoded by the exons ATGGGATGAGATTTTCAAGGTCTTTCTCCTCGAAGTACAAATTTCAAAAAAG CTTTAAGACATCGATTGGAGCTCAAGGACCATTGATTAATGGACCTGACTACACATTTCTTGATGGACGGAAGACACCGCTTGGGTCTTCTAAGAGGAGAAGAGCTGACGAGCAGCTAGAAGTTACC AGTCAAGTTCTTCAACTTTTGGGTGAAGTAAATTTTGCTATAGATCATCACAAAAAAAGTCAAGAGGAAGTGAAAGAGAAACGGCAGGCTAAACTGaactccaaactaaaaccaaaggCCTCCAAGAAATTGAC